The segment ATCGTCCGCCAGCATCTGGCGCATGGCCGCCGCGAACTGCACCGGCTGGCGCATGTTGGCGCTCCAATAATCGGGGCCTGGCGTCGCGTCCGCAACCCGCGCGCCCGTGACCGTGGAGTAGAGGGAGAGGGCCGGGCGGCGGGGTTGGATGCCCTCCAGAGCGGCGACCATTTCCGGTTGCAGCGGCGTCATTTGTGGGCTGTGCGAGGCGTAATCGACGCGCAGGAATTCGCTATGGATGCCCTGGTCGTCCAGCGCGGCGCGCAGTTGGGTCACGCCGTCGGGGCTGCCGGAGAGGACGACGGAGGTGGGATTGATGGCGGCGATGTCTACGTGTGCTTCGTAGCCGCGCAGGGCGGCGCGGGCTTCCGCCTCGGTGAGTTCGACGATGAGCATTTTGCCCTGGCCTGCCGTGGTCTGCATTAGCCGTCCGCGATGGTAGATGACGCGCGCGCCATCTTCGAGGCTGAGCGCGCCGCTGATGCAGGCGGCGGCGACTTCGCCCATGCTGTGGCCGACGACGGCGTGCGGCTGGACGCCCCAACTGCGCCAGAGGGCGGCCAGGGAAAGTTGCAAGGCAAACAGGGCGGGCTGGGTGATGTCCGTCTGGTCCAGGCGGGATTCTGCTTGCGGGCGGGTCAGTTCTTGCAGCAGGGACCAGCCGGTGTAGGGGCGCAGCAGGCGGTCGCACTGCTCCATGACGGCGCGGAAGACGGGTTCGGCGGCCAATAGCTGCCGCCCCATGCCCCACCATTGTGGCCCCTGTCCGCCGCAGACGAAGACGAGCCGCGCCTGCCGGTTGGGGTGTTTTTCGTCGCGGAACAGGGGTGGCGCGGCGGGGGTGTCGGGGGCGGCGGCGAAGGCGCGCAGGTGAGTGATGGCAGCGGCGGCGTCGGTGGCGACGAGGGCGAGGCGGTGGTCGTGGTGGTCGCGGCGGCGGCTGGCGGCGGCGGCGACGGTGGTCAGGTCGGGTTCGGTTTGTAGGAGGTGGGCGTACCGTTGGGCCAGGTCGGCCAGGGCTTGTGGGTCGCGGGCGGAGAGGGGGAGGAGGGTGGGGTGTGGGGTGTGGGGCGTGGGGCGTGGGGCGTCTTGTGGGATGGGGGCGTGGAGGACGACGTGGGCGTTTGTGCCGCCGAAGCCGAAGGCGCTGATGCCGGCAATTCGCTTTCCATTCTCGTCCGGCTGCCAGGGGGTGAGTGTGTCTTGCACGCGCAGGCGCAGGTTAGTGAAGGGGATGGCCGGGTTGGGTTCGCGGTAGTGCAGCGAGGGGGGGATCTGGCCGTTTTGCAAGGCGAGGGCGACTTTGATGATGCCGGCAATGCCGGCAGCCGCCTCCAAATGTCCCAGATTGCTTTTCACCGAACCGATGTGGCAGGGTTTGTCCGCTGTGCGGTCGCGCCCCAGCACCTGGCCCAGCGCGGCGGCTTCGATGGGGTCGCCCAACGCCGTGCCCGTGCCGTGGGCTTCCACGTATTGCACCCGTTGCGGGGGGATGCCGGCATTGTCATAGGCGGCGCGGAGTACGGCTTCTTGAGCGGCGCGGTTGGGCGCGGTGAGGCCGTTGCTGCGTCCGTCCTGGTTCACGGCGCTGCCGGCAATCACCGCGTAAATCGTATCGCCATCTGCCTGCGCCTGGGCCAATGGCTTCAGCACCACCACGCCCGCGCCCTCGCTGCGCACATACCCGTTGGCGCGCGCGTCGAACGGTTTGCAGCGGCCATCGGGGGCCATGAAGCCGGCCTGGCTGAAATTGACGGTGACGGTGGGGGAGAGGATGAGGTTGACGCCGCCGACGAGGGCTAACCGGCACTCGCCCTGCTGCAAGCTGTGCCGGGCGTAGTGCAGGGCGACGAGGGAGGCGGAGCAGGCGGTGTCGATGGCCAGGCTGGGGCCGTGCAGGTTGAGGAAGTAGGAGAGGCGGTTGGCGGCGATGCTGAGGGCGCTGCCTGTGCCAATGTAGGCGTCGCTGATCTGGCTGTCGTTGAGCTGCATCTGGCCGTATTCCATGCCAGAGATGCCCACGAAGACGCCTGTGGATGTGCCGCTGAGTTGGTGGGGGGGGATGCCGGCATCTTCCAACGCCTCCCACGCCACTTCCAACAACAGCCGTTGCTGCGGGTCCATCCGCTCCGCCTCGCGCGGCGAAATGCCAAAAAAGGAGGCGTCAAACTGGTCAATTGCCGGCAAGAACCCGCCCCAGCGGGTCGTCATCTTCCCCGGCTGCGTTTCCGCCGCGTAAAATGTCGCCGCATCCCAGCGCGTGGCGGGCACTTCCGTGATGGCGTCCCGCCCGTTTGCCAGCAGGTCCCAGAACGCTTGCGGGCCATCCGCGCCGGGGAAACGGCAGCCCAGGCCGACAATCGCCACCGCGTCGGAGGATTCCGTGACTGGCGTGGGCGGCGGCTCCGGGGCGTCGCCGGCCAGGGCGCGGGCGAGCGCGGCAATGGTGGGGTGTTCGTAGAGGAGGGTGGGAGGGAGTTTACGTCCCAACCATGTTTCCAACTCGCCGGACAGCCCAACCGCGGTCACGGAGTCCAGCCCGTAGTCGGCCAGCGGGGTGTCTACGCGCATTTGTTGGGGACCGATGCCGAACTGGCGCGCCAGCCGCTGCACCAGCCACGAGACGAGGGGCGTGGGGCGCGGGGCGGGTGATGGGGCGGGCGTGGTTTCCTCCTGCCAGGTGGCCAGGGCGGGGAGGGTGTTGTTTAGGAAGGCGGCGCGGCTGGCGTGTCGCTGGATTTTGCCGCTGGAGGTTTTGGGGATGGTGGAGGGGGGGAGGAGGGTAATGGCCTGGGGGGTGATGTCGTGCGTGGCGGCGATGGCGGCGCGGATGGCGTCGATGATGGGGGCGTGGTCCGGTTGTGCCGTGTTCCGCCGCAGTTCGGCGACGATGCCCAGTTGTTCCGTGCCGGCATTTTCCAGACCAAAGGCGGCGACACAACCAGCGCGCACGGCGGGATGGCTCCGTTCCACCGTAAACTCAATGTCCTGGGGATAATGGTTGCGCCCGCGCACGATGATCAGGTCCTTGATGCGTCCGGTGACGAACAACTCCCCATCGTGCAGGAAACCGAGGTCGCCGCTGCGTAAGAAGGGGCCATCATCGTCATTCGCCAGGCGGGCGTGGAAAACCTCTTCTGTCTCTTGCGGGCGCTGCCAGTAGCCGCGGGCTACCGTGGGGCCGGCGATCCAGATTTCGCCGATTTCGTCCGGCGCGCAGGGGGTGCGCGTGTCCGGGTGGACAATCCGCACGGTGGTGTCCAGGAAGACGCGCCCGGAGCTGACCAGTGTCCGCGCCGCGGGGTCGGCGGCGGGGGTGGGGGTGACTTTGTGCTGCTCCAGCGCGGGACCGGAGATGTGGCGGATGATGGGTTCGACGGCGACGTGGCCGCCGCTGACCATAAGTGTGGCTTCGGCGAGGCCGTAGCAGGGGTAGGCGAAGCGGGATTGGAAGCCGGCGTCGCGGAAGGTGGTGGCGAATTGGGTCAGGGTGTCGTGGCGCACCGGTTCGGCGCCGTTGTAGGCGGTTTCCCAGCAGCTAAGGTCGAGGGTGGCGTGTTGGGCGGGAGTGATTTTGCCGGCACAAAGGGCAAAAGCGAAGTTAGGTCCGCCGCTGTGGGTTCCGCGGTAGCGGGAGATGGCTTGCAGCCAGCGGATGGGCTGCTGCAAGAAGGTGGTGGGGGGAAGGAGGATGCCGGGGAAGCCACCGTAGACGGGTTCGAGCAGGCCGTCAATAAGGCCCATGTCGTGAAAAGGGGGCAGCCAGCAGACGGAGACGCTGTGGGGACCGAGGGCGAAGCCGGTGTAGATGTAGGCGAGGTTGTAGAGGAGGTTGGCGTGGGTGACGACGACGCCTTTGGGGGTGGCGGTGGAGCCGGAGGTGTATTGCAGGTAGGCGATGGTGTCGGGGGTGATGGCGGGGGGGTGCCAGGCTGGGGCGGCGGGGAGGGTGGCGGCGTCGAGCCAGCGCAGGGCGGCGAGGTCGGGGAGGTCGGGGAGGCGGCGGGTGATTTCGTGGAGGATGGGGGCGGAGGCGAGGGCGATGGTGGCTTGGGCGTCGGCGACGATGGCCTGGATGCGGGAGAGGGGGCGATTGGGATGGGGCGGATATGCCGGCACAGCCACCATCCCCGCGTACAAACATCCCCAAAACGCCGCCGCATATGCCAGTCCGGGCGGGTAAAGTAGCAGCACGCGCGCGCCGGGCGCGGTCATTTGCTGTAATTGCGCCGCAATTGCGCCCGCCGCCTGGTCCAGTTCCGCATACGTCAGGCGTTGTTCGTCCGTTTCGCCATCGGCGAGGAACGTGTAGGCAGGCTGTGCCGCCTGGTGCGTAGCACGCCAGCGTAGAGCCTCGACCAGTGTACTAAAATTAGGGGGCGGATTGCGGTTGGGTTCCTGCATACAATCAGACTCCGAGGGGTCCTGGTTGTAGGAAGTTGGCGCTGCAACGCTGAAGGCGGGTGCTCCACCCTGGATCGTAGGATTGGATCACGGTGACTATCTATCAGATTGGGGCCGGCCTGGGGCAGGCGATTTCGCTGACATCATGACGCTTGCCTAGATGTATTGTACGCAACATTGCTTTTGACACAAGTCTATGGCCGACGGCAAGGCCTGCAGCCGAGGGGGAAGGGGACAATGCCGGTGGGGATAGGCGTGGGCGGGGAGTCAGGCGTCCAGGAAGAAACGGATGGCACGCTGCAAGCGGCGCGCCCAGGCGGCTTCTTCGTGGCGTCCCTCTTTTTCTTCGACGTGGAGAAGCTGGTGGACGGGGCGATACCCTTTTTGTACCAGGAGGCGTTTCAGGCGGCGCACGCGGCCATAGTATTGACGGGAGGCGGCGTGCAGCAGCAGGTCGGCGCGGAATCCGGCGTACTCGCGCGTGCCGGCATCCAGGTAAATCTTCCCCGGCTGATAAGGCACATCCTCCGCGTAGCGCAGCAGCGCCTCATTGGCAAACCAGACGGAAGGACTCATCACGCCGGCAAAGCCAAAGACCTGGGGGCGGTGGAAAAAAGCGTAGAGGCTGATCAGGCCGCCCATGGACGATCCCATGATGCCGGTGGCGCTGGCGGCGGGGTGGGTGCGAAAATCCGCATCAATGCACGGCTTCAATGTGTTGGCAATGAAGTCAACGTACTTGTGGCCATCGCCACCGCCATGACGTGGGTCACGGAAGGGGCTGTACTCGTCCAGGCGTCGCGCGCCCATGTTGGGGATTCCCACCACAATTGCCTCGTAGCCATCCCGGCTCAACGCTTCCATTGTTTCATCCACGCGCCATTCGCCCGCGTAGCTGGTGGCGGCGTCAAACAGATTTTGCCCGTCTTGCATGTACAGGACGGGGTAGCGATGGTGATTACGATGGTAGGAGGGTGGCAGATAGACGAGAATGTCGCGGTGGTTGCGTAGTTGTGGACTCCAGAAACCATACGTGATTCGCACATTACCCACGACGGTGTGGTAATGTCCATTTCTGTGGTCCAGGTAGGAATGCCAGTAAGCCATAACGTCTTGCTGTTGGTCTTGCTGTTTTGCCGGCGGGCGTCATCGTGGATCATTTCGCCGCCGAAGAAAAGATGTAACGGCTAACCCTCTCGTGGGCTGGCCTTATCAAAGCCTTGGCCGATGCCCTGTTGCCTTCGACAGGCTCAGGCAACGGACAAAGTCGTTACGAGAAGGTGGCGAACGATTGACCGCCGCCGCGGGCAAGCCCTTTAGTTTAGGGCTGACGATAGAATAAAACAAGGAATTGCATCGCCAGCGGTGATCCTGGGGCAAATGGTCGCCGGGCCAGCCGCGACTCGCTGCCGTCCTCCGCGCGAAAGTGATACAATTCCTATGGAAAGGTTTGTCCGGTTCTCTGAATCGAACTGTGGATTGGCGATGTCCGATTTGGAGAAGGTTACACAGGCTGCCCGCGCCGTAGGACAATTTGCCAAAATTGTCCCTTCACGGAGGAGGACAATTCAGCGAATTGTCCTACAGCAAGGGATTCAAAATAGAATTGACACATCGCCAGCGAAAATCCTGGACTACAAATGCGGTAGCCGCTTCGGCCAACCGTCAACCGTCAACCGTCAACTGCAAACTGCGCGATCAACTGCCCACGATGAAACAATGGATTGGCGATGTATGGAAAGATTTGTCCGCGCCGTTTTCTGACCCGGACAATTCATTGTCCGATGTCAATTTGAGACACACCCTTTGGAAAATCGGACTACATTTGCACAGGCGTTGACGGGTAGCGCTTCGGCCAACCGTCAACCGTCAACTGCAAACTGCAAACCATCAACTGCCCACGATGAAACGGGCTGTGGATTGGCGATGTCCGATTTGGAGAAGGTTACACAGGCTGCCCGCGCCGTAGGACAATTTGCCAAAATTGTCCCTTCACGGAGGAGGACAATTCAGCGAATTGTCCTACAGCAAGCAACAGTCAACTAGAATGAGACACACCCTTTGGAAAATCGGACTACATTTGCACAGGCGTTGACGGGTAGCGCTTCGGCCAACCGTCAACCGTCAACCGTCAACTGCAAACTGCAAACCATCAACTGCCCACGATGAAACGGGCTGTGGATTGGCGATGTCCGATTTGGAGAAGGTTACACAGGCTGCCCGCGCCGTAGGACAATTTGCCAAAATTGTCCCTTCACGGAGGAGGACAATTCAGCGAATTGTCCTACAGCAAGCAACAGTCAACTAGAATGAGACACACCCTTTGGAAAATCGGACTACATTTGCACAGGCGTTGACGGGTAGCGCTTCGGCCAACCGTCAACCGTCAACTGCAAACTATCAACTGCAAACTGCAAACCGCAAACTGCAAACTATCAACTGCAAACTGCAAACCATTAACTACCCACTTTCAACTGACCACTATTTTCACAGGAGCATCCCCATGAGTCGTGATATCATAGACATTCCCGAGGTATTCAAGCGTGGAATGAAAGAATGGCAGGAAGGAAACGACAGTTCTGGGGATGGGAGTGAGGGGGGGAATGGCCGCCCCGGTCGCCCATTTCGCCCCTGGTGGCTCAACCGGCGCGTCTGGTTGATCGGCCTCATACTGCTGCTTTTCCTCAGCTTCAACTGGATTGTCACGACGTATACCGAATGGCTCTGGTTTGAAAAATTGTCCTACACGCAAGTGTGGCTAAAAAGCTGGGGGGCGCAGACCGCGTTGTTTGTGCTGGCGTTTGTCATTGCCGCGGTGGTGCTGCTGTATAACTGGCTGCATGCGCGCCGGCGGGCACTGCACGCGCCAGGTGTGGGCCTCAACCTGCTCGCCTTGCCCGGTTTACGCGGCATAATCGGCCTCTTTGGCCTCTTCCTGGCGTTTCTGTTTGCGCAAGGGGCGTCCAGCCAGTGGACAACTGTGCTGCGCTTCTTTTATCGTGTTCCTTTCGGTACGGCGGACCCGGTTTTTAATCAGGACATCAGTTTTTACCTGTTTACGCTGCCCTTGCTGCGCGCCGTGTATAACTGGGTGGTTCCGCTGTTGTTCCTGACGCTCTTGGGCGTTCTGGGGCTATATGCGTTGAACAATTTGGAGATGCTACAGCGTGGGCTGTGGCAGCCGCACCGGCAGGCTTCGCTGCGGCGGCAGATGGCGGTGTTGTTGACGGTGCTGCTGTTGGTGTGGGCGGTGGGGTATCGTTTGCGTATGTTTGAGCTGCTTTACTCGTCGCAGGGGGTGGTTGTGGGGGCGACGTATACGGATTTGCGGGTGAGAATGCCGGCACTCACCATCCAACTCGCCCTTACCCTTCTCCTCGCCCTCACCGTCGCCTACAACGCCTTTCGTCTCGACCTGCGCCCGCCATTGGTCGCCGGCGCCGTCCTCCTGGTCGCCGTCCTCTTCGGTGGCAGCCTCATCCCCGCCCTTGTGCAGCGGTACGTCGTCGAACCCAACGAGCTGGAGCGGGAGCGTCCCTACATCACCTACAACATTGACTACACCCGCATGGGTTTTGGCCTGAATGAAACAGAACCGAGACCCTTTGAGGGCGTGGAACCCCTGACCATGCAAGCCCTGGCGGACAATCAGGGCGCATTGCAAAATGTGCGCGTCTGGGATTATCGCCCCTTGCAGCAGACCTACGCCCAGTTGCAGGGGCTGCGCCCCTACTACCAATTCAGCTCCATCGACGTGGACCGCTACACCTTTGATGGCAGCACGCGCCAGGTGATGCTGGCGGCGCGGGAAATCAACAAGGCTGGATTGAATGATCCCTCCTGGGTGAACGAGCGGCTGGCGTTTACGCATGGCTACGGCATTGTCATGAACCCCGTGGACAAGATCACGCCGGAAGGCAGCCCGGAATTCTTCATCCGCGACCTGCCACCGCGCTCAACGATTCCCCTGGAAGTGACCCGCCCGGAGATTTACTACGGGGAGCTGATTGATGATCAGGTGCTGGTGAACAGCGGCCTGGCCGAATTCGACTATCCACAGGGGGAGGAGAACGTTTATTCCAATTATGCCGGCCAAGGGGGCGTGGCGCTTTCCAATGCGCTGCGGCGGCTGGCGTTTGCCATCCGTTTCCGCGATAGCAACATGCTCTTAAGCCAATATGTGACCCCCACCACGCGTATCATGTTCCATCGCCAGATTCGAGATCGGGTGCAGCGGATCGCGCCCTTCCTCACATTCGACCGCGATCCCTACGTCGTGTTGGCCGATGGGCGAGTGGTCTGGATGCTGGATGGCTACACTTACAGCAACTACTTCCCTTACTCGCGGCCAACGAGCAGCGGCATCACATACATTCGCAATACGGTGAAGGTGACGATTGATGCGTATGATGGCACGGTGACTTTCTACCTGGCGGATGAGAGCGACCCGCTGATCCGTTCTTATGAGGCGGCTTTCCCTGACCTGTTCCAGCCGTTGTCGACAATGCCGGCATCTCTCCAATCCCACATCCGCTACCCTGAAGACCTCTTCCGCATCCAGACCCAGCAATACCTGATTTACCACATGACCGACCCGCAAATCTTCTACAACCAGGAAGACCGCTGGGAAATCCCCAACGAAATCTTCGACGCGGGTCAGCAGCCCATGGAGCCATATTACGTCATGTTTTCCCTGCCGGGCGAGGAAAAGACGGAATATCTACTCATCCAACCCTATACGCCTGCCGGCAAAAGCAACATGATCGCCTGGATCGCCGCCCGCAACGACGTCCCCCACTACGGCGAACTCGTCGTCTACGAACTCCCCAAGCAAGAACTCGTCTTCGGCCCCCTCCAAGTCGAAGCGCGCATCGACCAGGACCCGACCATCTCCGAACAAATCTCCCTATGGGACCAACTTGGCTCCAGCGTCATCCGCGGCAACCTCATCGTCGTCCCCATCGACAATAGCTTCCTCTACGTCGAACCCCTCTACCTCCTTTCCGAAAACAGCGCCCTGCCCGAACTAAAGCGCGTCATCGTCGCCAGCGGCAACCGCATCGCCATGCGCGACAACCTGGAGCAAGCCTTGATCGCCCTGCTAGAAGGACAGCCCGCCGCCATCACCACCCCGGACACACCCATCACGGGCAACGAAACAGGCACGGGATCACCCCCCACCACCCCTATTGACGCCACCGTGGAGGAATTAATCATCTCCGCCAACGCCCATTTCATAGCCGCGGAAACCGCGCAGCGGGAAGGGGATTGGGCTGCCTATGGGCAAGAACTGGAACTTTTGCGCCAGGATTTACAACGGATGCAAGACCTGACCAGCCCACAGCCGTAGTCTATGCCGTCGGATTACCTCAGCGCCCTGGCGCAAGCCCATTGGCCCCCCGACTTTGGCCCGCCGCCCGCGACGTGGCATTGGCTCTTGCAAGCAAATGGGGCGCTGGCGGCGCACAACAATTTGCTCCTATTTGGTTTCCCCGACAACCGGCAAGAGCCGGCGCTGGTGGCAAAAATCTGCCGCACACCCCGCTATGATCACACCCTGCGCCGTGAGTATGTGCGCCTGGGCGAGTTGTGGCAAAAATGGGGGGCGGATGCCCGTGGGCGTGCGCCGCGTCCCCTGACGCTGGCCCAACATGGCGCGGACGTGGTGCTGCTGATGAGCTACTGTGGCGGCGCGCCCCTGTTGACGGCGCCCACGCGCTTCTGGCAAGACGCGGCCCAAATTCAAACGCTGCTGCAACAGGCGGCGATCTGGCTGCATGACTTGCACCACCACACCGCCACCCCGAAGAGCGGCGCGGAAATGGGCGCGGATTTCGCGGCCAGTGCGGCGGCGTTCGCCGACCTTTTTTCGCTTTCGGAAGCGGAGCAAGAGGTGCTGACGGCGCTCAGCGAACAAGTGGCGCGCGCGGAGACCGCGGCCTCCGCGCGCGCGCTGCTGCAAGGGGATTTCTGGCCGGGCAACGTCATCAGGTCCCCCGCGCCCGGCGGCGCGCTCGATTTAATTCTCGTGGATTGGCAATTCTCCCGCTGGGACAGCAACGTTAGCCTGGACGTTTATCTGTTTCTCGCCGTTTGTGCGACCAAAGCGTCGCCGTACGATGCCGCGCACGCCACGCGGGCGCGGTTGGCGGCGCAAACGCTGTTGGATTGGCGCACCCATTTGCTGCCCGCTTATCTGGCCGCTTACGCTCCGCCGCCCGGCTGCCGGCTGCTGCCGGCACGCGCCGGGCTGTTGGCGTGCTGCGTGGAGATGGCGGCGCGTCCCTTCCTGGCATTTGGCTTGACCCAGGCGGACGCTGTGCATTGGCGCACGCTTTTCGGCGAACTACACCAACACTTTATGATGTAAGAGTCATGACCGCCCGCATTATTCGTCGTCTGTTTTGGCTGTGTTTGCTGGGGGTGGTGGTGGTTGCGTGCCGGCATTTTTCCCCGCCCACGCCTTCTCCCACACCCGAAACCACCATCGTCTTTCCCCCATCTATCCCCGGCTACCTGCCCAACCCCGGCATCGGCTGGCAAAACACCCGCTCCCAACCCGACCGCTTCCCCGAAACGGTGCGCTACACCCGCTTCAACTGGGACCAACTCCAACCCGCCCCTGACGTTATTGACTGGACGCCCATCGAAACGCTGCGCCAGGAAGCCCTGGCCGTCGGAGCCAGATTCCACTTCCGCGTGCGCACCACCCAGCCGCCTCCCTGGGGACCTGGTCCCACCATCCCCGCCTGGCTGCGTAACGCCGGCGCGGGCGTCGTGGACAGCGAACGCGGTCCAGAAACGCAGTACAGCAGTTGCCTCTTCCTGCGTGCCCACGGCGCGTTTATCGACGCCCTGCGCCGGCAGTACGATGGCGACCCCGACCTGGCTTTCCTGGACATTGGCTCCTACGGCTACTATGGCGAATGGGGCACGCCACAGTACGACGATACGCCGGATTCCCTCGACTGGCACGTGCGCCGCCACATTGCCGACATGTACCTGGGCGGCAGGGGCACGCGCCCCTGCCTGGAAGCGGACGGCAGCCTGGGGCAAATTAGCTACGATTACGTCGGTTTCCAGCGCACCCGCTTACTAATGCCCTATAACCCGTGGCACGAAGACGCGCTATTCTATGTCCTGGACGCGCGCGCCGACGTGGGCATCCGTTTCGACGCCCTCGGTTCGGAGACACACCAGCAGCGGTTCCGCGAAAAAATTAGCGCGGCGGTGGCGCAGCGGTGGCCGATGGCCCCCATCGTGTTTGAACTGGGCGCGGAGGCGTACACGCCCGCCGCCCTGGACAGCGCGCGCCATTTTGCCCAGGAGATGCACGCCTCGTTGGTCCACGACAACCTGGGCGGAAGGGGGCGTGATCAGGATATTGAATCGCTGCTGGCCGGTATGGGGTATCGTTTGCAGTTGTTGCAGGCCACTTTCCCCGCTGCCGCGGTTGCCGGCACGGACGTGGTGGTGACGATGACGTGGAAAAATGGCGGCGCGGCGCCTCCTTACGACGATTATTTGCTGGCGCTGGCGCTGACGGATGCCGGCGGCGCGTTGCTGTGGCGGCAGACGAGTGATATCAGTGTGCGTGGTTGGCTGCCGGGGGAGATGATGAGAATGCCGGCATCTTTTACACCCCCCGCCGACCTGCCCCCCGGACGCTACGACCTGCGCCTGGCCCTCGTCGATCCGCGCACCGATGCGCCCGCCCTCCGCCTGGCCAGCGGCGACCGCGACGCCGCCGGCTGGACCCGCCTCGGCGTCATTGACATCCGTTGAGGCCCTTGACGGAACGGCAATCCTTTTTCCTTATGAAGTACAATATCGTCTGGTTTATTGATGGGTTGGGCATGGGCGGTGCGGAGCGGTTGCTGGTCCCCTTCCTGCGCCGCCTCAACGAAAGCCATTTTTCCATTCGCGTCTGCGCCTTCCAGGTCAAAGAAGGCAATCCGATGGGCGTGCAACTGCGGCGGTTGGGCGTGACCGTAGACCTGCTGCCCATCCCCCACCTGCGCGCGCCCACGGCCATCCCTCGCCTGGTGCGTTACCTGGGCCAGCACCGGGCGCACCTCGTCCACACGCAATTGGAATTCGCCAATACCCTGGGCACGGTGGCCGCCCGCCTGCGCCGTCTGCCCACCGTGGCAACCCTGCACACGTTCGACGACGTGGCTTCGCCGGGCAAGGAGGCGCGCCGCATTCGCCTCATGTGGTGGGTGCTGCGCCACGGCTGTCGCCGCATCATTGCCGTCTCCGATGGGTTGCGCGGCTACGTGGAGCAAACGGCGCGCCTGCCCTCCGCGCGCTGCCTCACGCTGTACAACGGTATTGATCTGACCCGTTTTTGCCGGCAGCCGCCGGCGGCGCGGCTGGCGCTGCGTCGGGCGTGGGGCATTCCGCCGCGCGCGCCGCTGGCGATCAGCGTGGCGGTGCTGCGTGAACCCAAGGGGATTCAGTATATGCTGCGGGCGCTGCCGCATCTGCTGCGGTCGTGGCCAGATTTGCGCTACCTGGTGGTGGGCGGGGGGGCGCATGAGGGGGCGCTGCGGGCGCTGGCGGGGGAGTTGGGGGTGACGGAGAGGGTGATTTTTGCCGGCATTCG is part of the Ardenticatenales bacterium genome and harbors:
- a CDS encoding alpha/beta hydrolase — encoded protein: MAYWHSYLDHRNGHYHTVVGNVRITYGFWSPQLRNHRDILVYLPPSYHRNHHRYPVLYMQDGQNLFDAATSYAGEWRVDETMEALSRDGYEAIVVGIPNMGARRLDEYSPFRDPRHGGGDGHKYVDFIANTLKPCIDADFRTHPAASATGIMGSSMGGLISLYAFFHRPQVFGFAGVMSPSVWFANEALLRYAEDVPYQPGKIYLDAGTREYAGFRADLLLHAASRQYYGRVRRLKRLLVQKGYRPVHQLLHVEEKEGRHEEAAWARRLQRAIRFFLDA
- a CDS encoding UPF0182 family protein translates to MSRDIIDIPEVFKRGMKEWQEGNDSSGDGSEGGNGRPGRPFRPWWLNRRVWLIGLILLLFLSFNWIVTTYTEWLWFEKLSYTQVWLKSWGAQTALFVLAFVIAAVVLLYNWLHARRRALHAPGVGLNLLALPGLRGIIGLFGLFLAFLFAQGASSQWTTVLRFFYRVPFGTADPVFNQDISFYLFTLPLLRAVYNWVVPLLFLTLLGVLGLYALNNLEMLQRGLWQPHRQASLRRQMAVLLTVLLLVWAVGYRLRMFELLYSSQGVVVGATYTDLRVRMPALTIQLALTLLLALTVAYNAFRLDLRPPLVAGAVLLVAVLFGGSLIPALVQRYVVEPNELERERPYITYNIDYTRMGFGLNETEPRPFEGVEPLTMQALADNQGALQNVRVWDYRPLQQTYAQLQGLRPYYQFSSIDVDRYTFDGSTRQVMLAAREINKAGLNDPSWVNERLAFTHGYGIVMNPVDKITPEGSPEFFIRDLPPRSTIPLEVTRPEIYYGELIDDQVLVNSGLAEFDYPQGEENVYSNYAGQGGVALSNALRRLAFAIRFRDSNMLLSQYVTPTTRIMFHRQIRDRVQRIAPFLTFDRDPYVVLADGRVVWMLDGYTYSNYFPYSRPTSSGITYIRNTVKVTIDAYDGTVTFYLADESDPLIRSYEAAFPDLFQPLSTMPASLQSHIRYPEDLFRIQTQQYLIYHMTDPQIFYNQEDRWEIPNEIFDAGQQPMEPYYVMFSLPGEEKTEYLLIQPYTPAGKSNMIAWIAARNDVPHYGELVVYELPKQELVFGPLQVEARIDQDPTISEQISLWDQLGSSVIRGNLIVVPIDNSFLYVEPLYLLSENSALPELKRVIVASGNRIAMRDNLEQALIALLEGQPAAITTPDTPITGNETGTGSPPTTPIDATVEELIISANAHFIAAETAQREGDWAAYGQELELLRQDLQRMQDLTSPQP
- a CDS encoding DUF4832 domain-containing protein is translated as MTARIIRRLFWLCLLGVVVVACRHFSPPTPSPTPETTIVFPPSIPGYLPNPGIGWQNTRSQPDRFPETVRYTRFNWDQLQPAPDVIDWTPIETLRQEALAVGARFHFRVRTTQPPPWGPGPTIPAWLRNAGAGVVDSERGPETQYSSCLFLRAHGAFIDALRRQYDGDPDLAFLDIGSYGYYGEWGTPQYDDTPDSLDWHVRRHIADMYLGGRGTRPCLEADGSLGQISYDYVGFQRTRLLMPYNPWHEDALFYVLDARADVGIRFDALGSETHQQRFREKISAAVAQRWPMAPIVFELGAEAYTPAALDSARHFAQEMHASLVHDNLGGRGRDQDIESLLAGMGYRLQLLQATFPAAAVAGTDVVVTMTWKNGGAAPPYDDYLLALALTDAGGALLWRQTSDISVRGWLPGEMMRMPASFTPPADLPPGRYDLRLALVDPRTDAPALRLASGDRDAAGWTRLGVIDIR
- a CDS encoding glycosyltransferase family 4 protein, with the protein product MKYNIVWFIDGLGMGGAERLLVPFLRRLNESHFSIRVCAFQVKEGNPMGVQLRRLGVTVDLLPIPHLRAPTAIPRLVRYLGQHRAHLVHTQLEFANTLGTVAARLRRLPTVATLHTFDDVASPGKEARRIRLMWWVLRHGCRRIIAVSDGLRGYVEQTARLPSARCLTLYNGIDLTRFCRQPPAARLALRRAWGIPPRAPLAISVAVLREPKGIQYMLRALPHLLRSWPDLRYLVVGGGAHEGALRALAGELGVTERVIFAGIRHDIPDLLNMSDLFVHPTREDALPTVLMEAMAVGLPLVASRVGGVPEMVHEGENGLLVPAEDIPQLIAACHQILDNPALAQQMSTAGQQIAAAQFNIDRQAQKLAQIYHELLS